A single Atopobiaceae bacterium DNA region contains:
- the purM gene encoding phosphoribosylformylglycinamidine cyclo-ligase: MSETPTHVSYADAGVDVDEGARAVDAIKDAVARTDRPECLGGLGGFGCLFSAAGLKAMDDPVLVSGTDGVGTKLAIAQMLGRNDTVGEDLVAMCVDDVVVTGAEPLFFLDYVAIGRIEAESMSHIVAGIARGCEKSGCALIGGEMAEHPGVMRADDYDLAGFCVGAVDRPKMLGADRVHVGDVIIGLPSSGIHSNGYSLVRKVAIEGKTVEQLDEPQADLGGKSLADAVLAPTTIYSGALVAALAAGAPIHAMAHITGGGITENLNRALPADVDAVVDRGADGRGGVAGDDPAWSVPPVISYMVRAAGLTPDEAYKTFNMGVGMSVLCDPDDVDEVCEALVAQGQEPFVMGECVAGTGTVTYR; this comes from the coding sequence ATGAGCGAGACCCCCACGCACGTGAGCTATGCGGATGCAGGCGTCGACGTCGACGAGGGCGCCCGCGCCGTCGACGCCATCAAGGATGCCGTGGCACGCACGGACCGGCCCGAGTGCCTGGGAGGCCTCGGCGGCTTCGGCTGCCTCTTCTCGGCTGCCGGCCTCAAGGCGATGGACGACCCCGTGCTCGTCTCGGGCACGGACGGCGTCGGCACCAAGCTCGCCATCGCCCAGATGCTCGGCCGCAACGACACCGTGGGTGAGGATCTCGTGGCCATGTGCGTCGACGACGTGGTCGTGACAGGTGCCGAGCCCCTGTTCTTCCTGGATTACGTCGCTATCGGCCGCATCGAGGCAGAGAGCATGTCGCACATCGTGGCCGGTATCGCGCGCGGTTGCGAGAAGTCGGGCTGTGCCCTCATCGGCGGCGAGATGGCCGAGCACCCAGGCGTGATGCGTGCGGATGACTATGACCTCGCGGGCTTCTGCGTCGGCGCGGTCGACCGCCCCAAGATGCTCGGGGCCGACCGCGTGCACGTCGGGGACGTCATCATCGGGCTTCCCAGCTCGGGAATCCACTCGAACGGCTACTCACTCGTCCGCAAGGTCGCCATCGAGGGCAAGACCGTCGAGCAGCTCGATGAGCCGCAGGCGGACCTCGGAGGCAAGAGCCTGGCCGATGCCGTGCTGGCCCCGACGACCATCTACTCGGGTGCGCTGGTGGCGGCCCTCGCCGCAGGTGCCCCGATCCATGCCATGGCCCACATCACCGGCGGCGGCATCACCGAGAACCTCAACCGCGCCCTTCCGGCGGACGTGGACGCCGTGGTCGACCGTGGTGCCGATGGCCGCGGTGGCGTGGCAGGCGACGACCCCGCGTGGTCCGTCCCGCCGGTCATCTCGTACATGGTCCGCGCGGCGGGCCTCACGCCCGACGAGGCCTACAAGACCTTCAACATGGGCGTGGGCATGAGCGTCCTGTGCGACCCCGATGACGTGGACGAGGTCTGCGAGGCCCTCGTGGCCCAGGGACAGGAGCCCTTCGTGATGGGCGAGTGCGTCGCTGGCACGGGCACGGTGACCTACCGATGA
- the purN gene encoding phosphoribosylglycinamide formyltransferase yields MSAKRDPALDTSTLDAAEGSDAFESELCSVVGTAAEGDGFTPHSPLRLGVLISGNGTNLQAIIDAIAAGALDAEVALVVSSRPSAFGLKRAEEAGIQTLTLSKETYADPVVADEVIAGELYRAGVDYVIMAGYMRKVGAPLLATFPNRIVNLHPALLPSFPGAHAIAEAYARGVKVTGVTVHFANADYDAGPIIAQRALSVREGWDVDELESHIHDIEHELYPATIQLLAQGRVHVRADGTVEVASA; encoded by the coding sequence ATGAGCGCAAAGAGGGACCCTGCCCTCGACACCTCGACGCTCGATGCGGCCGAGGGCTCCGACGCCTTCGAGTCGGAGCTGTGCTCGGTCGTGGGGACCGCGGCCGAGGGGGACGGCTTCACGCCGCACAGCCCGCTGCGCCTGGGGGTCCTCATCTCGGGCAACGGGACCAACCTGCAGGCCATCATCGACGCGATCGCCGCCGGTGCGCTCGATGCCGAGGTCGCGCTCGTGGTCTCGAGCAGGCCGTCGGCCTTCGGCCTCAAGCGTGCCGAGGAGGCCGGCATCCAGACGCTCACGCTCTCGAAGGAGACCTATGCCGACCCCGTCGTGGCCGACGAGGTCATCGCGGGCGAGCTCTATCGTGCGGGCGTGGACTACGTCATCATGGCTGGCTACATGCGCAAGGTGGGTGCGCCGCTACTGGCGACCTTCCCCAACCGCATCGTGAACCTGCATCCCGCGCTGCTCCCGAGCTTCCCGGGGGCGCATGCCATCGCCGAGGCCTATGCGCGCGGGGTCAAGGTGACCGGCGTGACGGTCCACTTCGCCAACGCCGACTATGATGCGGGCCCCATCATCGCCCAGCGGGCGCTGTCCGTGCGCGAGGGGTGGGACGTCGACGAGCTCGAGTCCCACATCCATGACATCGAGCACGAGCTCTACCCGGCCACCATCCAGCTGCTGGCCCAGGGGCGCGTCCACGTACGTGCCGACGGCACCGTGGAGGTCGCGTCGGCGTAG
- a CDS encoding SDR family oxidoreductase, translating to MATGKYDGYKVMIAGSTSGIGLSITEMFLREGATVLGLGRNFENVQHLGDRYIPFKCDVTDLDQIRAACDKVRELFDGHLDVFINSAGVGVHYSVKEVTSEKFDFAVDLLLKSSVMFTRYCYEYLEQAEHGSPVIIHVSSIGARTIEPGDILYGICKTGMNLYSKQSAGGLPGVRVMSLSPGPFITPIFAKSRTPEETEQVIKYMGTLIPSGRMAEPDEIGDLVSFLCSDEASYINGCDISIDGGTLTRLS from the coding sequence ATGGCAACAGGGAAGTATGACGGCTACAAGGTGATGATCGCCGGGTCGACCTCGGGAATCGGGCTCTCCATCACGGAGATGTTCCTCCGCGAGGGTGCCACGGTGCTCGGCCTCGGCCGTAACTTCGAGAACGTGCAGCACCTGGGCGACAGGTACATCCCGTTCAAGTGTGACGTCACGGACCTCGACCAGATCAGGGCCGCATGCGACAAGGTCAGGGAGCTCTTCGACGGCCACCTCGACGTGTTCATCAACTCCGCGGGCGTCGGCGTCCACTACTCCGTCAAGGAGGTCACGTCCGAGAAGTTCGACTTCGCGGTGGACCTGCTGCTGAAGTCCTCGGTCATGTTCACCAGGTACTGCTACGAGTACCTCGAGCAGGCCGAGCATGGAAGTCCTGTCATCATCCACGTGTCGAGCATCGGCGCCCGCACGATCGAGCCGGGCGACATCCTCTATGGCATCTGCAAGACGGGCATGAACCTCTATAGCAAGCAGTCAGCCGGGGGGCTTCCGGGGGTTCGTGTCATGAGCCTCTCTCCAGGGCCCTTCATCACCCCGATCTTCGCCAAGAGCCGCACGCCCGAGGAGACCGAGCAAGTCATCAAGTACATGGGCACGCTCATCCCGAGTGGCAGGATGGCCGAGCCGGACGAGATAGGCGACCTCGTGAGCTTCCTCTGCTCAGACGAGGCCTCCTATATCAACGGTTGTGACATCTCCATCGACGGCGGGACGCTCACGCGTCTCAGCTAG
- a CDS encoding SDR family oxidoreductase has protein sequence MLNNKVALVTGISTGIGLATATRYLKEGARVIGVGDLTDEVKGLGDGLDHVVCDVTKESDVASLSDLIGERYGVLDILTTVCDREYDGRIGEVDEAEMEQASKHILYAPMLLTKHLTDLLGKSELASVIYDLPISAFMIEKDYLTSTLNVSLANYVRQATAQIRPIRVNGVMFGLIKGHMLSAEKEARFEAADPPESMIPSRRLGTPEDVANLNNFLADEVSKFFNSALIPVDGGYYTMNARTFGNSF, from the coding sequence ATGCTGAACAACAAGGTGGCGCTCGTCACGGGCATCTCCACCGGTATAGGGCTTGCCACTGCCACGCGGTATCTCAAGGAAGGCGCCAGGGTCATCGGCGTCGGTGACCTCACCGACGAGGTCAAGGGCCTGGGCGACGGTCTCGACCATGTCGTCTGCGACGTCACCAAGGAGTCCGACGTCGCGTCGCTCTCCGACCTGATAGGCGAGCGCTATGGCGTCCTGGACATCCTCACGACGGTCTGCGACCGCGAGTACGACGGCAGGATCGGGGAGGTCGACGAGGCCGAGATGGAGCAGGCCTCCAAGCACATCCTCTATGCCCCGATGCTGCTCACCAAGCACCTCACGGACCTCCTCGGCAAGTCCGAGCTGGCCAGCGTCATCTATGACCTGCCCATATCGGCGTTCATGATCGAGAAGGACTATCTCACCTCGACGCTCAACGTGTCGCTGGCAAACTATGTGCGCCAGGCCACGGCCCAGATACGCCCCATCCGCGTCAACGGGGTGATGTTCGGCCTCATCAAGGGCCATATGCTCTCAGCCGAGAAGGAGGCCAGGTTCGAGGCTGCCGATCCTCCTGAGTCCATGATCCCGTCGAGGAGGCTCGGGACGCCCGAGGACGTCGCCAACCTGAACAACTTCCTGGCCGACGAGGTCTCGAAGTTCTTCAACAGCGCGCTGATTCCTGTCGACGGTGGCTACTACACGATGAACGCGCGCACGTTCGGCAACTCGTTCTAG
- the rlmD gene encoding 23S rRNA (uracil(1939)-C(5))-methyltransferase RlmD, giving the protein MGFKTYTCPIARSCGGCEWLAVPYAIQLRRKRESVERLFADILPDDPRLPHGPHADGTLPRIPMLGMDESSGIPGLEPVGYRHKAASPYTPGANGSVRCGFYARGTHTIVPCSSCLVEDPRCRQVLNAVARAAEEFRIPAYDEDRGRGLLRHAIVRAGWATDDLLLTIVTNGEKVSHGREFVDRVRALAPSVTAVAQNVNQRRTNAMLGHDSMALVGGGIMHDELLGVSFEIGPTSFYQTNPFQTERLYACALDAAGLSSDGVRGVRLLDAYCGIGTIGLAAAHRVPGLKVVGVENVEGAVACARKNAAENGLADRCRFVHADATAYMRDARAGHEHFDVIVLDPPRAGSTTSFLEGASALAPERIVYVSCNPETQRRDCDVLLKLGWHLDALTCVDMFPHTSHVETVAALSRA; this is encoded by the coding sequence ATGGGATTCAAGACGTACACCTGCCCGATCGCCCGCTCGTGCGGAGGCTGCGAATGGCTCGCGGTCCCGTACGCCATACAGCTGCGCCGCAAGCGCGAGTCCGTCGAGCGCCTCTTCGCGGACATCCTCCCCGACGACCCACGGCTGCCCCATGGCCCTCACGCCGACGGCACCCTTCCCCGCATCCCCATGCTCGGCATGGACGAGTCCTCGGGCATCCCCGGCCTCGAACCGGTCGGCTACCGCCACAAGGCGGCCTCACCCTACACCCCCGGTGCCAACGGCAGCGTCCGCTGCGGCTTCTACGCGCGTGGCACCCATACGATCGTCCCATGCTCGTCCTGCCTCGTGGAGGACCCCCGCTGCCGCCAGGTCCTGAACGCCGTGGCGCGCGCCGCCGAGGAGTTTCGCATCCCGGCCTATGACGAGGACCGCGGCCGCGGGCTCCTCCGCCATGCCATCGTTCGCGCTGGCTGGGCCACGGACGACCTGCTCCTCACCATCGTCACCAACGGCGAGAAGGTCTCGCACGGGCGCGAGTTCGTCGATCGGGTCCGCGCCCTCGCGCCGAGCGTCACGGCCGTGGCACAGAACGTGAACCAGCGCCGTACCAACGCAATGCTCGGGCACGACTCGATGGCCCTCGTGGGTGGCGGCATCATGCACGACGAGCTCCTCGGCGTCTCTTTCGAGATCGGGCCAACGAGCTTCTACCAGACCAACCCCTTCCAGACCGAGCGCCTCTATGCCTGCGCGCTCGATGCGGCGGGACTCTCGTCGGACGGCGTGCGCGGGGTACGCCTGCTCGACGCCTACTGCGGCATCGGTACGATAGGCCTCGCCGCCGCACATCGCGTCCCGGGCCTCAAGGTCGTGGGCGTAGAGAACGTCGAGGGAGCCGTGGCGTGTGCCAGGAAGAACGCCGCCGAGAACGGCCTGGCAGACCGCTGCCGCTTCGTGCATGCCGACGCCACGGCCTACATGCGTGACGCCCGTGCCGGCCACGAGCACTTCGACGTCATCGTCCTCGACCCGCCACGGGCGGGATCCACGACATCGTTCCTCGAGGGGGCATCGGCACTGGCACCAGAGCGGATCGTCTATGTCTCATGCAACCCCGAGACCCAGCGTCGCGACTGCGACGTGCTGCTCAAGCTCGGCTGGCACCTCGATGCACTCACGTGCGTGGACATGTTCCCCCACACCTCGCACGTGGAGACCGTCGCCGCGCTCTCGCGCGCATAG
- a CDS encoding L-lactate dehydrogenase — protein MGTIRKVGILGQGHVGAHVANSMVLQGVADELYLCDLDQKKLDSEVQDLRDGLAFCPHNVRIEACGTDYEALADCDVIVNAAGKVALAATDRDGELFWTTDTARTFAARIAKAGFDGIWVTIANPCDVVATEIWHLTGCDPARVVGSGTALDSSRLRNVLSQATGYDQKSIGCYMLGEHGASQFACWSQVNFGGKPLAQLEEEDPEHFEFDRPKLEDLARQGGYVTYAGKGCTEYAVADAATRLVKAVVSNEHYITACSTLLTGQYGEEGHFTSIPCSVGAGGVERVFMPDLDSTEQEAFHKSCAHIKENISRLEWWDSDRA, from the coding sequence ATGGGAACCATCCGCAAGGTCGGCATTCTGGGACAGGGTCACGTCGGAGCGCATGTGGCCAACAGCATGGTGCTCCAGGGGGTGGCCGACGAGCTCTACCTCTGCGACCTCGACCAGAAGAAGCTCGACTCCGAGGTCCAGGACCTTCGCGACGGACTGGCCTTCTGCCCCCATAACGTGAGGATAGAGGCCTGCGGCACGGACTACGAGGCCCTGGCCGACTGCGATGTCATCGTGAACGCCGCGGGCAAGGTCGCCCTTGCCGCGACAGACCGTGATGGCGAGCTCTTCTGGACCACCGACACCGCCCGCACCTTCGCCGCCCGCATCGCGAAGGCCGGCTTCGACGGCATCTGGGTCACCATCGCCAACCCGTGCGACGTCGTGGCCACCGAGATCTGGCACCTCACCGGCTGTGACCCCGCGCGCGTGGTGGGGTCTGGCACGGCCCTCGACTCCTCCCGTCTGCGCAACGTCCTCTCGCAGGCCACGGGCTACGACCAGAAGTCCATCGGCTGCTACATGCTCGGCGAGCACGGCGCCTCGCAGTTCGCCTGCTGGAGCCAGGTCAACTTCGGCGGCAAGCCGCTCGCGCAGCTCGAGGAGGAGGACCCCGAGCATTTCGAATTCGACAGGCCCAAGCTCGAGGACCTCGCGCGCCAGGGCGGTTACGTGACCTATGCCGGCAAGGGATGCACCGAGTACGCGGTCGCCGATGCGGCCACGCGCCTGGTCAAGGCCGTGGTCTCGAACGAGCACTACATCACGGCCTGCTCCACGCTGCTCACCGGCCAGTACGGCGAGGAGGGGCACTTCACGTCCATCCCCTGCTCGGTGGGGGCTGGCGGCGTGGAGCGCGTCTTCATGCCCGACCTCGACTCGACCGAGCAGGAGGCCTTCCATAAGTCCTGCGCCCACATCAAGGAGAACATCTCCCGCCTCGAGTGGTGGGACTCCGACCGGGCATAG
- a CDS encoding radical SAM protein, which translates to MQSKIAHAAERKAFGAVLDKIIDTASSDDRDQNIGKLVDMASKLLKDTAPGAARGLKAGLYPGSKWEQFLFDVIDNTDRTVLKTAILNGAYESAFRGLRTTTQNAEKYQCNVPWIILFDPTSACNKHCNGCWAAEYGNKYNLSLEDMDKLVTEGSELGCHLYMLTGGEPLVRKHDIIKLAEKHQDCIFNIFTNASLIDDDFCDDVRRVANIVFSISVEGFEESNDGRRGDGSFNEAMAAMDKLRAHKLLFGTSTAYTKLNYKDVTSDEYYDLLISKGCRFAWYFHLMPVGKGAAPDLMCTPEQREYMFHRIREVRGITGGKQIFAMDFQNDGEYVGGCIAGGRVYCHINARGDVEPCVFIHYSNANIHDKSLIECFQQPIFQAYRKHWPWTDNLLEPCPMLENPEILPQIVHEADAPNTDYAAPESVEELCDKTTPYAKAWKPVADQLWLDEHPTGKKIYADEMSQMDVNVKAKKLAEDDAEQDAVTD; encoded by the coding sequence ATGCAGTCCAAGATAGCCCATGCGGCAGAGCGCAAGGCCTTTGGCGCGGTGCTCGACAAGATCATCGACACCGCCAGCTCGGATGACCGCGACCAGAACATCGGCAAGCTCGTCGACATGGCGTCCAAGCTCCTGAAGGACACCGCCCCCGGAGCCGCCCGCGGCCTCAAGGCCGGTCTCTACCCGGGGAGCAAGTGGGAGCAGTTCCTGTTCGACGTCATCGACAACACCGACCGCACCGTCCTCAAGACGGCCATCCTGAACGGTGCCTACGAGTCCGCCTTCCGCGGCCTCCGCACCACGACGCAGAACGCCGAGAAGTACCAGTGCAACGTCCCCTGGATCATCCTGTTCGATCCCACGAGCGCCTGCAACAAGCACTGCAACGGCTGCTGGGCCGCCGAGTACGGCAACAAGTACAACCTCTCCCTCGAGGACATGGACAAGCTCGTGACCGAGGGCTCCGAGCTGGGCTGCCACCTCTACATGCTGACCGGTGGCGAGCCGCTCGTGCGCAAGCATGACATCATCAAGCTTGCCGAGAAGCACCAGGACTGCATCTTCAACATCTTCACCAACGCCAGCCTCATCGACGACGACTTCTGCGACGACGTGCGCCGCGTGGCCAACATCGTCTTCTCGATCTCGGTCGAGGGCTTCGAGGAGTCCAACGACGGCCGTCGTGGCGACGGCAGCTTCAACGAGGCCATGGCTGCCATGGACAAGCTGCGTGCGCACAAGCTCCTCTTCGGCACCTCCACCGCCTACACCAAGCTCAACTACAAGGACGTCACGTCCGACGAGTACTACGACCTGCTCATCTCGAAGGGCTGCCGCTTCGCGTGGTACTTCCACCTCATGCCCGTGGGCAAGGGTGCCGCCCCCGACCTCATGTGCACGCCCGAGCAGCGCGAGTACATGTTCCACCGCATCCGCGAGGTCCGTGGCATCACCGGTGGCAAGCAGATTTTCGCCATGGACTTCCAGAACGACGGCGAGTACGTGGGTGGCTGCATCGCCGGCGGCCGTGTCTACTGCCACATCAACGCCCGTGGCGACGTGGAGCCCTGCGTCTTCATCCACTACTCCAACGCCAACATCCACGACAAGTCCCTCATCGAGTGCTTCCAGCAGCCGATCTTCCAGGCCTACCGCAAGCACTGGCCCTGGACGGACAACCTCCTCGAGCCCTGCCCCATGCTCGAGAACCCCGAGATCCTGCCCCAGATCGTCCACGAGGCCGATGCCCCCAACACGGACTATGCCGCGCCTGAGAGCGTCGAGGAGCTGTGCGACAAGACCACGCCGTACGCCAAGGCCTGGAAGCCCGTCGCCGACCAGCTCTGGCTCGACGAGCACCCCACCGGCAAGAAGATCTATGCCGACGAGATGAGCCAGATGGACGTCAACGTCAAGGCCAAGAAGCTGGCCGAGGACGACGCCGAGCAGGACGCCGTGACCGACTAG
- a CDS encoding zinc dependent phospholipase C family protein, with the protein MPAVYAHHFFAEHAIALLPPRTLASLDESYAFTLGNQGPDPLFFRWRGSRADARVAHSLARACHRTLPTTELETARAAEDDADEAEPGAGPVARAFALGLLAHYVLDSTTHPFVYAQEASLIDAADGLEDAQSETHAVIEAELDSMMLWRERGKTVADYPDGLLPEVPTRVLEVADLVMGMVAGDVYGVTLPDDVYRSSLEDMRWCYRHIEPAGSLKARAVGTCERAFRSHSQAQAMAHPVMRQDTCPSDNPDHLPWRDPFTGRTSKASFTDLFDEALRRWGDAAELSVAGEPLVRVTHHRNHNGRALAPEEDRPLADLSGTARTSLRHEVR; encoded by the coding sequence ATGCCCGCCGTCTATGCCCACCACTTCTTCGCAGAGCATGCGATCGCCCTGCTGCCACCTCGCACGCTCGCCTCGCTCGACGAGTCCTATGCCTTCACGCTGGGAAACCAGGGTCCGGACCCCCTCTTCTTCAGGTGGCGCGGCAGCAGGGCGGACGCCCGCGTCGCGCACTCCCTCGCACGTGCCTGCCACCGCACCCTCCCCACCACCGAGCTCGAGACCGCCCGAGCGGCCGAGGATGACGCCGACGAGGCCGAGCCGGGTGCAGGCCCCGTGGCACGCGCGTTCGCGTTGGGGCTCCTCGCACACTATGTGCTCGACTCCACCACCCATCCCTTCGTCTACGCGCAGGAGGCGTCCCTCATCGATGCCGCGGACGGCCTCGAGGACGCCCAGAGCGAGACGCACGCCGTGATCGAGGCCGAGCTCGACTCGATGATGCTCTGGCGTGAGCGCGGCAAGACCGTGGCCGACTACCCCGACGGGCTCCTCCCCGAGGTTCCCACGCGGGTCCTCGAGGTGGCCGACCTCGTGATGGGCATGGTCGCCGGGGACGTCTATGGGGTCACCCTTCCCGATGACGTCTACCGCTCCTCGCTCGAGGACATGCGATGGTGCTACCGGCACATCGAACCCGCCGGCTCGCTCAAGGCAAGGGCCGTCGGCACCTGCGAGCGCGCCTTCAGGTCGCACTCGCAGGCCCAGGCCATGGCACATCCGGTCATGCGCCAGGACACCTGCCCCTCGGACAACCCGGACCACCTCCCCTGGCGCGACCCCTTCACCGGGCGCACCTCGAAGGCGAGCTTCACCGACCTCTTCGACGAGGCACTCCGCCGCTGGGGTGACGCAGCCGAGCTCTCCGTGGCCGGTGAGCCCCTCGTTCGCGTGACGCACCACCGCAACCACAACGGGCGCGCGCTCGCCCCCGAGGAGGACCGTCCGCTCGCGGACCTGTCGGGTACCGCCCGCACGAGCCTGCGGCATGAGGTCCGATGA
- a CDS encoding QueT transporter family protein produces MGGNARADRIARIGMIAAVYAATTLVAILFMGGLAWGPVQFRLSEALVVLALFTPDAVPGLALGCAVANAANIVLGGTGTLGLLDVVFGSAATALGAAITWRLRRHPALALMGPVLANALIVSAYLPVMLAGLGFYTIPFTSISLEGSYPLMYLFGFVTTGLGEAVVIYALGMPLSRALRRTALPAQLSAGLAGASSAPAPKEAAGQVDTGGEVR; encoded by the coding sequence ATGGGAGGAAACGCCCGTGCGGACCGCATCGCACGTATAGGGATGATCGCGGCGGTCTATGCCGCCACCACGCTCGTGGCCATCCTCTTCATGGGAGGCCTCGCCTGGGGGCCCGTCCAGTTCCGCCTCTCCGAGGCCCTCGTGGTCCTGGCGCTCTTCACGCCTGATGCCGTCCCTGGGCTGGCATTGGGCTGTGCCGTGGCGAACGCCGCCAACATCGTGCTGGGGGGTACCGGCACGCTCGGCCTTCTCGACGTCGTCTTCGGGTCTGCGGCCACCGCCCTGGGCGCGGCCATCACCTGGAGGCTCCGGCGCCATCCGGCACTCGCGCTCATGGGACCGGTCCTGGCCAACGCCCTCATCGTGTCCGCCTACCTGCCCGTGATGCTTGCGGGCCTCGGCTTCTACACCATCCCCTTCACGAGCATCTCCCTCGAGGGATCCTATCCGCTCATGTACCTCTTCGGCTTCGTGACCACCGGCCTCGGCGAGGCCGTGGTGATCTATGCGCTCGGCATGCCGCTCTCGCGTGCGCTCAGGAGGACGGCGCTTCCAGCGCAGCTCTCGGCCGGCCTCGCGGGTGCATCGTCGGCCCCTGCGCCCAAGGAGGCCGCCGGCCAGGTGGACACGGGCGGTGAGGTGCGATGA
- a CDS encoding glycosyltransferase produces MNPLVVVPTYWSNSEGQEGTYDHATPLSRPQPELEGCLASLEKVRGVLRVAVLLVAPPVAEEGARARVNAICASHPNLNPLVIGHPEAQVVRGCVSAMSPGMVGETVSLRGYGAIRNMGLAVGAALGHDVVVFIDDDEVALDPDFLVQACYGLGSLTRQNLPIYAKSGYFIDRNGAALADEKKNRWYDHWWPKRQEFNAWMAPALQGVRISRSNVCCGGCMAVHAEAFSRVPFDPWITRGEDLDYLFDLRLNGMDVWFDNEWHIRHLPPPSARPVGRFQQDVYRWVYETHKFEVAAKREELRRVTASSLEPYPGEWIGPDLRHRIRRTALARAIGCEGHGDYLRIFRRGIPEAERYVQETSGNYLAFLTYWQRLIEGLWDDAGLARQLLSMGSPRRVVPVDVEKPVRMSTDMRLPKLGMDVPQVWPGPVTEAPTDPSAAGQAGEGVR; encoded by the coding sequence ATGAACCCGCTCGTCGTCGTTCCCACCTACTGGTCCAACAGCGAGGGGCAGGAGGGGACCTACGACCATGCCACGCCGCTCTCGAGGCCCCAGCCGGAGCTCGAGGGCTGCCTTGCCTCGCTCGAGAAGGTCCGCGGGGTCCTGAGGGTCGCGGTGCTGCTGGTGGCTCCCCCTGTGGCCGAGGAGGGCGCTCGTGCACGCGTGAACGCCATCTGCGCCTCGCACCCGAACCTGAACCCCCTCGTGATAGGGCATCCCGAGGCCCAGGTCGTGCGAGGATGCGTCTCGGCCATGTCGCCTGGCATGGTGGGCGAGACGGTCTCCCTGCGTGGCTACGGCGCCATCAGGAACATGGGGCTTGCCGTAGGCGCAGCCCTCGGCCATGACGTGGTCGTGTTCATCGACGACGACGAGGTCGCGCTCGACCCCGACTTCCTGGTGCAGGCCTGCTACGGGCTGGGCTCGCTCACGCGTCAGAACCTCCCCATCTATGCCAAGAGCGGCTACTTCATCGACCGCAACGGGGCGGCCCTTGCCGACGAGAAGAAGAATCGTTGGTACGACCACTGGTGGCCCAAGCGGCAGGAGTTCAACGCCTGGATGGCCCCGGCACTCCAGGGCGTCCGCATCTCGCGCTCGAACGTCTGTTGCGGCGGCTGCATGGCCGTGCATGCCGAGGCGTTCTCGCGGGTGCCCTTCGACCCTTGGATCACGCGAGGCGAGGACCTCGACTACCTCTTCGACCTGCGTCTCAACGGCATGGACGTCTGGTTTGACAACGAGTGGCACATCCGGCACCTGCCACCTCCCTCGGCGAGGCCGGTCGGCCGTTTCCAGCAGGACGTCTACCGCTGGGTCTACGAGACCCACAAGTTCGAGGTCGCAGCCAAGCGCGAGGAGCTCCGTCGCGTCACGGCGTCCTCGCTCGAGCCTTACCCGGGCGAGTGGATCGGGCCCGACCTCAGGCACCGGATCCGTAGGACCGCGCTCGCCCGTGCCATCGGATGCGAGGGCCATGGTGACTACCTCCGCATCTTCAGGAGGGGCATTCCCGAGGCGGAGCGCTACGTCCAGGAGACCTCTGGTAACTACCTGGCCTTCCTCACCTATTGGCAGCGTCTCATCGAGGGCCTCTGGGACGATGCCGGGCTCGCCCGCCAGCTCCTCTCGATGGGAAGCCCCCGACGGGTCGTTCCCGTCGACGTCGAGAAGCCCGTCCGCATGTCCACCGACATGCGGCTGCCCAAGCTCGGGATGGATGTCCCGCAGGTCTGGCCGGGCCCCGTCACCGAGGCGCCGACTGACCCCTCGGCTGCCGGTCAGGCGGGGGAGGGTGTGCGATGA